The Aminithiophilus ramosus genome contains a region encoding:
- a CDS encoding NAD(+)/NADH kinase encodes MNDTVGLLLNTQKKKAIDLAQQLIAWGKEQKIRFLLPPHEASLLGVPGLSDQEWKKTVPFAVVVGGDGTFLRAGRYVLSHQIPLYGINVGKLGFLAAGSPEQAKEDILSILSGNHRVQSRVLLEGRVLRGERKVHEVFALNDLVINKGSFARVIFIRILVNGEPLSLLPADGVIVATPTGSTAYALSAGGPIVPPHVACLIVAPICAHTLYARPIILGADDIVTIVPEGNFRDLVFSQDGQLSYELLPEDRIEIRLSPEKRVQSIFLPGREYFVLLQQKLCWGQSQTELGGE; translated from the coding sequence TTGAACGACACCGTCGGCCTGCTTCTCAACACTCAAAAGAAAAAGGCCATCGACCTGGCCCAGCAGCTCATCGCCTGGGGCAAGGAGCAAAAGATTCGTTTCCTCCTGCCCCCGCACGAGGCCTCTCTGCTGGGCGTGCCCGGCCTCTCGGATCAGGAATGGAAAAAGACCGTTCCCTTCGCTGTCGTCGTCGGCGGTGACGGAACCTTTCTACGGGCTGGCCGCTACGTCCTGAGCCACCAGATTCCTCTTTACGGCATCAACGTGGGCAAGCTGGGCTTTCTGGCCGCAGGATCGCCGGAACAGGCCAAGGAGGACATTCTTTCCATCCTCTCGGGGAATCATCGCGTTCAGTCCCGAGTTCTCCTTGAAGGGAGAGTCCTCCGAGGAGAGAGGAAGGTTCACGAAGTTTTTGCCCTCAACGACCTCGTCATCAACAAAGGCTCTTTCGCCCGTGTCATCTTCATCCGCATTCTCGTCAACGGCGAGCCTTTGAGTCTGCTTCCCGCCGACGGCGTCATCGTGGCGACGCCGACGGGCTCCACGGCCTATGCCCTCTCTGCGGGAGGCCCCATCGTGCCGCCTCACGTGGCCTGTCTCATCGTCGCTCCCATCTGTGCCCACACCCTCTACGCGAGACCGATCATCTTAGGAGCCGACGACATCGTCACCATCGTCCCCGAGGGAAATTTCCGCGACCTCGTCTTTTCTCAGGATGGACAACTCAGTTACGAGCTGCTCCCGGAAGACCGCATCGAGATCAGGCTGTCGCCGGAAAAACGTGTCCAATCGATCTTCCTTCCCGGAAGGGAATATTTCGTCCTTCTACAACAAAAACTCTGCTGGGGCCAGTCTCAGACGGAACTGGGAGGGGAGTAG
- the rplU gene encoding 50S ribosomal protein L21, which produces MYAVVETGGKQYRVEPGQKIRVELLDAAEGATVDLGPVFLVAREEGLALGMPSVDGAKVSAKVIAHGRGKKVYAFRYKNKTNQRRIRGHRQSYTELEILSIDC; this is translated from the coding sequence ATGTACGCAGTAGTGGAAACAGGAGGCAAACAGTATCGAGTCGAGCCGGGACAGAAAATTCGCGTCGAACTTCTCGACGCTGCCGAGGGGGCAACGGTCGATCTCGGCCCCGTCTTCCTCGTGGCCAGGGAGGAAGGGCTTGCCCTCGGGATGCCCTCCGTCGACGGTGCAAAGGTCTCGGCCAAGGTCATCGCGCACGGAAGAGGCAAAAAGGTCTACGCCTTTCGATACAAAAACAAGACAAACCAGCGCCGCATAAGGGGACACCGCCAGAGCTACACGGAGCTGGAGATCCTCTCCATCGATTGCTGA
- a CDS encoding ribosomal-processing cysteine protease Prp, with amino-acid sequence MIVLRLRKRKGFITRISAEGHSGYAPEGSDIVCAGVSALMQTLEIGFSDVLAISPLSSVDERRGYLSLEVPHADERTEILFQTIIGGLRAMEESYPAYLEILEAESDEKI; translated from the coding sequence ATGATCGTCCTCCGCCTACGGAAACGGAAAGGCTTTATCACCCGTATTTCCGCCGAAGGACATTCAGGATATGCTCCGGAAGGTTCAGATATCGTCTGTGCAGGCGTCTCGGCCCTGATGCAGACTCTCGAAATCGGTTTCAGCGATGTCCTGGCGATCTCTCCTCTCTCTTCCGTTGACGAGCGGCGAGGATATCTGTCTTTAGAGGTTCCTCACGCCGACGAGCGGACCGAAATCCTTTTTCAGACAATCATTGGTGGCTTGAGGGCTATGGAGGAGAGCTATCCCGCTTATTTGGAAATTCTGGAGGCTGAGAGTGATGAAAAAATTTAA
- a CDS encoding polyprenyl synthetase family protein encodes MKQRRDARISALLKVEAGRVDHWLEMCCIEAEGRFPQRLLASMRYSLLAGGKRLRPLLCLLGSRLFGGSDENVRPMALALEMLHTASLIHDDLPSMDNDDMRRGKATNHVVFGEGMALLAGDSLLVWSFQEIAEKLQRDDLPHHRVLKALAYFAAAVGPAGVCGGQVYDSDPLSQGEGLDFVRRIATDKTARLIQAALVCGALIAGAEGTPLASLERYGLHLGLTFQIVDDILDVIGDRGELGKSVGKDEAQGKKTFAALLGIEGARQAAEEETEKAVSALGLFGDEAGDLRDLALWLRDRSR; translated from the coding sequence TTGAAGCAAAGACGAGATGCCCGGATCAGCGCCCTGCTGAAGGTCGAGGCGGGGCGCGTCGATCACTGGCTCGAGATGTGTTGCATCGAGGCAGAGGGACGTTTCCCGCAGCGTCTTCTGGCGTCGATGCGCTACTCGCTTTTGGCCGGAGGCAAGCGTCTGAGACCGCTTTTGTGCCTTTTGGGTTCTCGCCTTTTCGGCGGAAGCGACGAAAACGTTCGCCCCATGGCCCTTGCCCTGGAGATGCTCCATACGGCCTCTCTCATTCACGATGACCTACCCTCTATGGATAACGACGACATGCGGAGAGGGAAAGCGACGAATCACGTCGTCTTCGGCGAGGGGATGGCCCTTTTGGCCGGCGACTCGCTTCTCGTCTGGTCCTTTCAGGAGATCGCCGAAAAACTTCAGCGCGATGATCTTCCCCACCATCGTGTTCTCAAGGCCCTCGCCTATTTTGCCGCCGCTGTCGGACCGGCCGGTGTCTGTGGAGGTCAAGTCTACGACAGCGATCCTCTCTCTCAGGGAGAGGGACTGGACTTTGTCCGCCGTATCGCCACGGACAAGACAGCCCGTCTCATTCAGGCCGCCCTTGTCTGCGGTGCTCTGATCGCCGGCGCCGAAGGAACTCCTTTGGCCTCCTTGGAGCGTTACGGCCTCCATCTTGGTCTGACCTTCCAGATCGTCGACGACATCCTCGACGTCATCGGCGACAGGGGAGAACTGGGCAAATCCGTCGGCAAAGACGAGGCCCAGGGAAAGAAGACCTTCGCCGCGCTGCTCGGCATCGAAGGGGCACGGCAAGCCGCCGAGGAGGAGACGGAAAAGGCGGTCTCGGCTCTGGGCCTTTTCGGCGACGAGGCTGGCGACCTGCGAGATTTGGCCCTTTGGCTGCGCGATCGCAGCCGCTGA
- a CDS encoding TlyA family RNA methyltransferase, protein MSRQRLDRLLVERGYAPSRTRAQELIASGVVYIRGFPQTKASAQVDQDASLQICRADREWVSRGAYKLLQGLTAFPISVTGKVGLDVGASTGGFTEVLLDRGARRVYAVDVGYGQLAWKLREDSRVVVMERTNARFLSAEALGETVDLVVSDASFISLRLLLPALERVGKAQGDWILLVKPQFEAGRDRVGKGIVTDSSLHEAILMELREFIAEETGLSLVGATPSPIKGPKGNIEFLFHLRKEGESLGPSRLKELVAEAHALFRDSCGLLEGESS, encoded by the coding sequence ATGTCTCGACAGCGCCTTGATCGGCTTCTCGTCGAACGTGGTTACGCCCCTTCCCGTACAAGGGCTCAGGAACTGATCGCCTCCGGAGTCGTATACATTAGAGGTTTTCCCCAGACCAAGGCCTCAGCTCAGGTCGATCAAGACGCTTCCCTTCAGATCTGCCGTGCCGATCGTGAATGGGTCAGCCGCGGCGCCTACAAACTCCTTCAGGGATTGACCGCCTTCCCCATTAGCGTCACCGGTAAGGTCGGCCTTGACGTCGGCGCTTCCACGGGCGGTTTCACGGAGGTCCTTCTCGACAGGGGAGCGCGACGCGTCTACGCCGTCGATGTCGGCTACGGGCAGCTGGCATGGAAATTGAGAGAAGACAGCCGTGTCGTTGTCATGGAGAGAACCAACGCTCGCTTCCTCTCGGCGGAAGCTTTGGGAGAGACCGTCGATCTCGTCGTCTCCGACGCCTCTTTCATCTCCCTTCGCCTCCTTCTCCCGGCTCTGGAGAGGGTAGGCAAGGCCCAAGGCGACTGGATCCTTCTCGTCAAACCCCAGTTCGAGGCCGGAAGAGATCGCGTCGGCAAGGGCATCGTCACCGATTCTTCTCTCCACGAAGCGATTCTGATGGAACTGAGGGAGTTTATAGCCGAAGAGACAGGCCTTTCCCTCGTCGGAGCGACTCCCTCGCCCATCAAAGGTCCCAAGGGAAACATCGAATTCCTCTTTCATCTCCGAAAGGAGGGGGAAAGCCTTGGGCCGTCAAGGCTCAAGGAGCTTGTCGCCGAGGCCCATGCCCTCTTTCGCGATTCATGCGGCCTTCTGGAAGGAGAATCGTCTTGA
- the obgE gene encoding GTPase ObgE, which yields MKFVDLVVIQVQGGQGGNGCTSFRREKFVPRGGPDGGNGGRGGNIIFEASLSIQTLADFEYHHRYEAPKGENGRGKRQYGRSGEDAVIPVPCGTLVFDGQTDDLLADLVEPGDRFLAARGGKGGRGNVTFTNSVRRAPHFSEKGDPGEKTTLRLELKLIADIGLVGLPNAGKSSILAAISNAQPKIADYPFTTLSPNLGALDVDDERVIIADVPGLIEGAHQDKGLGLSFLRHIERTRLLVHVLDLAASSLSDVLRQWEIICEEFASYDEELLDRPYMVVGNKIDVADAAEKIDGVARFMEEKGIPFLAVSALRGDNIPQLVRYLADQARLHPRPHSETRLVGLAAEPIEGEGRRRVPVQILRLTDGKGFRIVHPYLEKVVLRYDFEQEEALARFARILRKLKIDDLLLAQGAKEKDTVCIGDMEFDFEPEGALEIEP from the coding sequence ATGAAGTTCGTTGATCTTGTTGTGATCCAAGTTCAAGGCGGACAGGGAGGAAACGGGTGCACCAGTTTCCGCAGGGAGAAGTTCGTTCCTCGTGGCGGTCCCGACGGCGGAAACGGCGGGAGGGGAGGGAACATCATTTTCGAAGCCTCCCTCAGCATCCAGACCCTTGCCGATTTCGAATATCATCATCGTTACGAGGCTCCCAAGGGAGAAAATGGCCGAGGGAAACGCCAGTACGGACGATCGGGAGAGGATGCCGTCATCCCCGTTCCCTGTGGCACGCTCGTCTTCGATGGTCAGACGGACGACCTCCTCGCCGACCTCGTCGAACCTGGAGATCGATTCCTCGCCGCCCGAGGCGGAAAGGGCGGAAGAGGCAACGTCACATTCACCAATTCCGTGCGCCGCGCACCCCACTTTTCGGAAAAAGGCGACCCCGGCGAGAAGACAACCTTACGACTGGAGCTCAAGCTGATCGCCGACATCGGTCTGGTCGGGCTTCCCAACGCGGGCAAATCCTCCATTCTCGCCGCCATTTCCAACGCTCAACCTAAAATTGCCGATTATCCTTTCACAACCCTTTCCCCCAACCTCGGAGCCCTTGACGTGGATGACGAACGGGTCATCATCGCCGACGTCCCCGGCCTCATCGAAGGTGCCCATCAGGACAAAGGATTGGGATTATCCTTTCTTCGGCACATCGAACGGACGCGACTTCTCGTTCATGTCCTCGACCTTGCTGCCTCGTCCCTTTCCGATGTCCTGCGGCAGTGGGAAATCATTTGTGAGGAGTTTGCCTCCTACGACGAAGAGCTCCTCGATAGACCCTATATGGTCGTGGGCAACAAGATCGATGTCGCGGACGCCGCGGAAAAGATCGACGGCGTGGCCCGATTCATGGAAGAAAAAGGTATTCCCTTCCTTGCCGTCAGCGCCTTGAGGGGCGACAATATTCCGCAGTTGGTGCGCTATTTGGCCGATCAGGCCCGACTTCATCCCCGCCCTCACAGCGAGACGCGTCTCGTCGGCCTCGCCGCCGAACCCATCGAGGGAGAGGGGCGTCGCCGTGTCCCGGTCCAGATCCTGCGCCTTACCGATGGGAAGGGATTCCGCATCGTTCACCCTTACCTGGAAAAAGTCGTGTTACGTTACGACTTCGAGCAGGAGGAGGCCTTGGCTCGATTTGCACGCATCCTCCGCAAGCTCAAAATCGATGACCTCCTTCTGGCCCAAGGGGCGAAAGAGAAGGATACCGTCTGCATCGGCGACATGGAATTCGATTTTGAACCGGAAGGAGCTCTGGAAATCGAGCCGTAG
- the rpmB gene encoding 50S ribosomal protein L28: protein MAKVCECCGRGPATGNAVSHSNRHTRRRWLINLKSVRVDLGGETRKLSICTRCLRSGKVKRAV, encoded by the coding sequence ATGGCAAAAGTCTGTGAATGCTGCGGCCGAGGCCCCGCTACGGGCAACGCCGTCAGCCACTCCAACCGGCACACGCGCCGCCGTTGGTTGATCAATCTCAAGTCCGTCCGCGTGGATCTGGGAGGAGAGACGAGGAAGCTTTCCATTTGCACTCGCTGTCTCCGCTCCGGCAAGGTGAAGAGGGCTGTCTAG
- the xseB gene encoding exodeoxyribonuclease VII small subunit gives MSFSDDLEDLKNIVRRLEESSLPLEEALVDFERGVSLVRRCQRFLSEAEQKITVLTTSAEENPKEIPWEGEEGESLR, from the coding sequence ATGAGTTTCAGCGATGATCTGGAAGATCTCAAGAACATCGTTCGGCGCCTGGAGGAGTCCTCTCTTCCTCTGGAAGAGGCCCTTGTCGATTTTGAAAGGGGCGTTTCCCTGGTACGACGATGTCAACGTTTTCTCTCGGAGGCGGAACAGAAAATTACGGTTCTGACGACCTCCGCTGAGGAGAACCCCAAGGAGATTCCTTGGGAAGGGGAGGAAGGGGAGTCGCTTCGTTGA
- a CDS encoding thiamine diphosphokinase, whose amino-acid sequence MSLYCLPGLELTFSADLSPLEIVLVAGGRSPDKAWLRTATACRSVWAVDGGLEACLNAAVEPTRLIGDGDSAQAASWERIRARGIPIDRYPVEKDLTDLQIALKTLGEEKRGGALVTGCWGGRFDHLFSNVFSLVGSWDWGARVRCMGDEREFLVCLEGEETLSLAWKTPPTAISLLALCPVCRDVSIGGVKWPLSKASLALCRPYAISNEPVAEELNLSIGEGRLGLYLTWESPKKEGC is encoded by the coding sequence ATGTCGCTCTATTGTCTTCCCGGCCTGGAGTTGACCTTTTCGGCCGATCTTTCCCCGCTCGAGATCGTCCTTGTGGCGGGAGGGCGTTCGCCTGACAAGGCTTGGTTAAGGACCGCGACGGCCTGTCGAAGCGTCTGGGCCGTCGATGGCGGCCTTGAAGCCTGTCTGAACGCCGCCGTCGAGCCCACACGGCTCATCGGAGACGGAGACAGCGCTCAAGCCGCCTCATGGGAACGGATACGAGCCAGGGGCATTCCCATCGATCGCTATCCCGTCGAGAAAGACCTGACCGATCTGCAAATCGCTCTGAAGACCTTGGGGGAGGAAAAAAGGGGAGGGGCTTTGGTGACGGGCTGTTGGGGGGGACGTTTCGACCACCTTTTCAGCAACGTCTTTTCTCTGGTGGGCTCCTGGGACTGGGGGGCCAGGGTCCGCTGCATGGGCGACGAAAGGGAATTCCTCGTCTGCCTGGAAGGGGAGGAGACGCTTTCCCTGGCATGGAAGACCCCTCCAACGGCAATATCCCTGCTGGCCCTATGTCCGGTCTGCCGGGATGTCTCCATCGGAGGGGTCAAGTGGCCTCTTTCCAAGGCCTCCTTGGCTCTCTGCCGTCCTTATGCGATCAGCAACGAGCCTGTCGCGGAGGAGCTGAACCTATCGATCGGGGAGGGGCGTCTTGGGCTCTACCTGACCTGGGAAAGCCCCAAAAAAGAGGGCTGCTAG
- a CDS encoding AAA family ATPase — translation MIEEIRIREIGGISKATLSLRASFVAITGESGSGKSSLVRAFELLSGARSQSSMIHGESDEGEVLAVMANDGPLLGLGEDLQPQEGTTIIRRILSRSGRSRAYLQGKPVPLSTLAQAMTGQLGIQSQFAQLGLLDAQGQLDLLDGFGEDRIAEIRGEIRAAVSQGLDREREIAALREKRAHLETRWGKAQEILEKTEALHLKEGQDLLWSRELEETERRITEVIRLKDFYNQLAGGGSERGLVEALEEVLLGARDAFDGTEGEVWATSTEQILASLQRLQRLLASSLQPYSLEELEQRRESLERRLGKIRQIQRLAKVNSYEELLDYCAAANKELQWVVASGGELERLQHESREWRRRASSLALELRTLRQRAAEELSTSMNGYLIDLAMENLRFHAKLLPLDRIRPNGADDVLFELHGEGDFKGPVSRIASGGELSRILLALQLCLPDARMPACLVFDEVEAGLGGRAALLAGYKLRDLSRRCQVLLVTHEAAIAALAEQHYVVRRSGNESAVVEIDGEERVIEIARMLAGDGQSLEARKHSRALLDEALSAKIPVDEKTRDA, via the coding sequence GTGATCGAAGAAATCCGCATCCGAGAAATCGGGGGCATTTCAAAGGCAACCCTCTCTCTGCGGGCTTCTTTTGTCGCTATCACCGGCGAGAGCGGTTCGGGCAAGAGCAGCCTCGTCCGGGCCTTCGAACTTTTGAGCGGGGCCCGCTCTCAATCGTCGATGATCCACGGCGAAAGCGATGAAGGGGAAGTTCTGGCCGTGATGGCCAATGACGGCCCCCTGCTCGGCCTGGGCGAAGATCTTCAACCTCAGGAAGGAACGACGATCATTCGGCGTATCCTCTCCCGGTCGGGACGGAGCCGTGCCTACCTCCAGGGCAAACCCGTTCCTCTTTCCACCCTGGCCCAGGCCATGACGGGACAGCTGGGCATTCAGAGCCAGTTCGCCCAGCTGGGGCTTCTCGACGCCCAGGGACAGCTTGATCTTCTCGATGGTTTCGGCGAGGATCGCATCGCCGAAATCCGGGGGGAAATCCGAGCAGCCGTCTCTCAAGGCCTGGATCGGGAAAGAGAGATTGCGGCGCTACGGGAAAAACGGGCCCATTTGGAAACTCGATGGGGCAAGGCCCAGGAAATTCTCGAAAAGACCGAAGCTCTCCATCTCAAAGAGGGACAGGATCTCCTTTGGAGTCGCGAGTTGGAGGAGACGGAACGGCGCATCACAGAGGTGATCCGCCTGAAGGACTTTTATAATCAGTTGGCAGGAGGAGGCAGCGAGAGAGGACTCGTAGAGGCCCTGGAAGAAGTTCTCCTTGGGGCTCGTGACGCCTTCGACGGCACCGAGGGAGAAGTCTGGGCGACCTCGACAGAACAGATCCTTGCCTCCCTTCAGCGTCTTCAGCGTCTTTTAGCCTCCTCCCTTCAGCCTTATTCCCTGGAGGAACTGGAACAACGACGCGAGTCCCTGGAACGGCGCCTCGGCAAGATCCGCCAAATCCAACGCTTGGCCAAAGTTAACTCCTACGAGGAACTCCTCGACTACTGTGCGGCCGCAAATAAAGAGCTGCAATGGGTCGTCGCCAGTGGGGGAGAGCTGGAACGCCTCCAACACGAAAGCCGGGAGTGGCGACGGCGAGCCTCCTCTCTGGCTCTCGAGCTTCGAACGCTGCGCCAGCGGGCAGCTGAAGAGCTTTCGACCAGCATGAACGGTTATCTCATCGACCTGGCCATGGAAAATCTTCGTTTCCACGCCAAACTGCTTCCCCTCGACCGAATCAGGCCCAACGGTGCCGACGACGTCCTTTTTGAACTTCACGGCGAAGGGGATTTCAAGGGCCCCGTCAGCCGTATCGCTTCAGGAGGGGAGCTGAGCCGCATCCTTCTCGCCCTCCAGCTGTGCCTGCCTGACGCGAGAATGCCCGCGTGTCTCGTTTTCGACGAAGTGGAAGCCGGCCTGGGCGGACGGGCAGCCCTTCTCGCCGGCTATAAACTGCGCGACCTCTCCAGACGCTGTCAGGTCCTTCTCGTGACTCACGAAGCGGCCATCGCCGCCTTGGCCGAACAGCACTATGTCGTTCGCCGCAGCGGCAACGAAAGCGCCGTCGTCGAAATCGACGGAGAAGAGCGCGTAATCGAGATTGCCCGAATGCTCGCCGGCGACGGGCAATCCCTTGAGGCGCGGAAGCACAGCCGTGCTCTTCTCGACGAGGCGCTCTCCGCAAAGATTCCCGTTGACGAGAAGACTCGAGATGCGTAA
- the rpmA gene encoding 50S ribosomal protein L27, with product MKKFNLQLFAHKKGQGSSSNGRDSKPKRLGIKRHDGQDILAGGILVRQRGTRIHPGQNVGCGRDFTLFALKPGLVRYETKGTRKYAHVCPVEAEVGL from the coding sequence ATGAAAAAATTTAATTTACAGCTTTTCGCCCATAAAAAAGGACAAGGCAGCTCGTCAAATGGCAGAGACAGCAAACCTAAGCGCCTGGGAATTAAGCGCCATGACGGCCAGGACATCCTCGCTGGAGGCATTTTGGTGCGCCAGAGAGGGACCAGGATTCATCCGGGACAGAACGTCGGCTGCGGCCGCGATTTTACCCTTTTTGCCCTTAAGCCGGGCCTTGTCCGTTACGAGACGAAGGGAACGCGCAAGTACGCCCATGTTTGCCCCGTTGAGGCGGAAGTCGGTCTGTAG
- the dxs gene encoding 1-deoxy-D-xylulose-5-phosphate synthase, producing the protein MSLLGAIRDYRDLRAFSPEEASALCGELRERIIDVVLDRGGHLASSLGAVELIVGLLRLFDPAEDRIIFDVGHQAYAYKILTGRDDVFNTLRTWGGISGFPKHRESPFDHFDVGHSSTSLSAGLGYAKARDIRGESHEVVAFIGDGALLNGLALEALNNVKSADTKLIIILNDNEWSINRKVGGLAECLARMRSHSSYRRLKAFIKEHCRNLPKGEGIEAFLGRVKDHVKAVLQPSNFFEELDISYWGPFDGHDLEDIETVLALARRYDRPVLIHFLTEKGRGYRPAEENPTKFHGISCRPDPSLPKEPPLPSWSSAVCDVLRERAAADPRVVALTAAMMEGSKLNAFARDFPDRFFDVGIAEGHLLTFAAGLAAGGLRPVATIYATFLQRAMDQLVEDIAMQGHPVIVAVDRAGLVGEDGETHHGLLDVCWGRAVPGLAMMAPRDVIDLQAMFDYAFTLAGPSMIRYPRGCAPLVVGPEIRPDIASGRAQCLVEGEETLLIGYGSTIPLLLEAQQRCLFLGLPSPSVVDLRFLKPLDWTSLDDWISTHRRVLIVEEGYAAGSIGEALGAHIATQGLSIDFKVIAVADAYIPQGTQEEQWKSCGFSVETLLSQIRPCHVSTAP; encoded by the coding sequence ATGTCTCTTCTAGGTGCCATCCGCGATTACCGGGACCTGAGAGCCTTCTCCCCCGAAGAGGCCTCGGCCCTCTGTGGGGAACTCAGAGAGCGGATCATCGATGTTGTCCTCGATCGAGGCGGCCATCTGGCCTCCTCGCTCGGTGCCGTCGAGCTCATCGTGGGCCTTTTGCGCCTTTTCGATCCCGCCGAGGACCGCATCATCTTCGACGTCGGCCATCAGGCCTACGCCTATAAAATCCTCACGGGCCGTGACGACGTCTTCAACACGCTAAGGACCTGGGGGGGCATCTCCGGCTTCCCGAAACATCGAGAAAGCCCTTTCGACCACTTCGACGTCGGACACAGCAGCACGTCTCTCTCGGCGGGATTGGGCTACGCCAAGGCACGCGACATCAGGGGAGAATCCCATGAAGTCGTCGCTTTCATCGGCGATGGGGCATTGCTGAACGGCCTGGCCCTTGAGGCCCTCAACAACGTCAAATCAGCCGACACGAAACTGATCATCATCCTCAACGACAATGAATGGTCCATCAACCGCAAGGTGGGCGGACTGGCCGAATGTCTCGCTCGCATGCGTTCCCACAGCAGCTATCGCAGGCTCAAGGCCTTTATCAAGGAGCACTGCCGCAACCTGCCGAAAGGGGAGGGGATCGAAGCCTTTCTCGGCCGGGTCAAGGACCATGTCAAGGCCGTTCTCCAACCTTCCAACTTTTTCGAGGAACTCGACATCAGCTACTGGGGCCCTTTCGACGGGCACGACCTGGAGGATATCGAAACGGTTCTGGCCTTGGCCCGACGTTACGACAGACCCGTGCTGATCCACTTCCTGACGGAAAAGGGCCGCGGTTACAGGCCGGCCGAGGAAAATCCGACGAAATTTCACGGCATCTCTTGCAGGCCTGACCCCTCGCTGCCTAAGGAACCGCCTCTCCCCAGCTGGAGTTCTGCCGTCTGCGACGTTCTGAGAGAAAGAGCCGCCGCAGATCCCCGCGTCGTAGCTCTCACGGCTGCCATGATGGAAGGAAGCAAGCTCAACGCTTTTGCTCGCGATTTTCCCGACCGCTTCTTCGACGTCGGCATCGCCGAAGGGCATCTCCTGACTTTCGCCGCGGGCCTGGCCGCAGGGGGGCTCCGACCGGTGGCGACGATCTATGCCACTTTTCTCCAAAGAGCCATGGACCAGCTCGTCGAAGACATTGCCATGCAGGGCCATCCCGTCATCGTGGCCGTGGACAGGGCCGGATTGGTGGGAGAGGACGGAGAGACCCACCATGGCCTCCTGGATGTTTGCTGGGGACGAGCGGTACCCGGCCTTGCTATGATGGCACCGCGGGACGTGATCGACCTGCAAGCCATGTTCGACTATGCTTTCACCTTGGCGGGGCCCTCCATGATCCGTTACCCCCGAGGCTGCGCCCCCCTCGTTGTCGGGCCCGAAATCCGTCCCGACATCGCCTCCGGGAGAGCTCAATGCCTCGTCGAGGGAGAGGAAACCCTCCTGATCGGCTACGGAAGCACGATCCCTCTGCTTCTTGAGGCACAGCAGCGCTGTCTCTTCCTGGGACTGCCCTCTCCTTCCGTCGTCGACCTTCGCTTTCTGAAACCGCTTGACTGGACCAGCCTTGACGACTGGATTTCCACGCATCGTCGCGTGCTGATCGTCGAGGAGGGATATGCCGCTGGAAGCATCGGCGAGGCATTGGGTGCCCACATCGCCACGCAGGGGCTTTCCATCGACTTCAAGGTGATCGCTGTCGCCGACGCCTACATTCCTCAGGGGACGCAGGAGGAACAGTGGAAATCCTGCGGTTTCTCCGTAGAGACCCTTCTTTCTCAGATCAGGCCCTGCCATGTCTCGACAGCGCCTTGA